In Sceloporus undulatus isolate JIND9_A2432 ecotype Alabama chromosome 7, SceUnd_v1.1, whole genome shotgun sequence, one DNA window encodes the following:
- the LOC121936043 gene encoding mitochondrial ornithine transporter 1-like isoform X2 codes for MAAGPSQIHPVVQMLIDLTAGAAGGVACVVSGQPFDTIKVKMQTFPAMYRGFFDCSVKTYRQEGMYGLYQGTTPALLANVAENAVLFACYGFCQEVVRQLFGLGSVLELSDLHSAIAGSFSSVFSSMVLCPTELVKCRMQALHEMKVTGQTALSSRSSTWAVVKAILHSEGPLGFFQGLTSTWLREVPGYFFFFGGYEVSRSFFLQAGQSKEDLGALPVTVSGGIGGAAFWLAVYPIDSVKSRIQVLSMAGRQDGFLISFFNILRTEGFMPLYCGLMPTVIRALPSNGALFLAYEMTQRKLTGLAERAT; via the exons ATGGCTGCTGGACCTTCCCAAATCCACCCCGTGGTGCAAATGCTGATAGACCTCACTGCAGGGGCAGCAG GCGGCGTGGCGTGTGTGGTGAGCGGCCAGCCCTTTGACACCATCAAGGTGAAGATGCAGACCTTCCCGGCCATGTACCGGGGCTTCTTCGACTGTTCGGTAAAGACCTACCGGCAGGAGGGCATGTATGGGCTCTACCAGGGCACCACCCCAGCTTTGCTGGCCAACGTGGCAGAGAACGCCGTCCTCTTTGCTTGCTACGGCTTCTGCCAGGAGGTGGTCAGGCAGCTCTTCGGACTGGGCAGCGTCCTGGAGCTCAG CGACCTGCACAGTGCCATTGCCGGCTCCTTCTCCTCGGTCTTCTCCTCCATGGTCCTCTGCCCCACGGAGCTGGTGAAATGCCGGATGCAAGCCCTCCACGAGATGAAGGTCACTGGACAGACAGCCCTCTCAAGCCGCAG CTCCACCTGGGCAGTAGTGAAGGCCATTTTGCACTCCGAGGGCCCCTTGGGCTTCTTCCAGGGGTTGACCAGTACCTGGCTGCGGGAGGTGCCCGgctatttcttcttttttgggggtTACGAAGTCAGCCGCAGCTTCTTCCTCCAGGCTGGACAGTCCAAGGAGGACCTGG GCGCGCTCCCTGTAACCGTGAGCGGAGGCATTGGCGGTGCAGCGTTCTGGCTGGCCGTCTATCCAATTGACTCAGTCAAGTCACGGATTCAAGTGTTGTCCATGGCCGGGCGGCAAGATGGCTTCCTGATCTCCTTCTTCAACATCCTGCGGACAGAAG GGTTCATGCCTCTTTACTGCGGACTGATGCCCACGGTGATCCGCGCATTACCCTCGAACGGTGCCCTCTTCCTCGCCTATGAAATGACGCAGAGAAAACTGACTGGCCTGGCAGAAAGAGCGACCTGA
- the LOC121936043 gene encoding mitochondrial ornithine transporter 1-like isoform X1 has product MFMHRAHHLASLGIWLRQALFRCQPVMPCALLAGGVACVVSGQPFDTIKVKMQTFPAMYRGFFDCSVKTYRQEGMYGLYQGTTPALLANVAENAVLFACYGFCQEVVRQLFGLGSVLELSDLHSAIAGSFSSVFSSMVLCPTELVKCRMQALHEMKVTGQTALSSRSSTWAVVKAILHSEGPLGFFQGLTSTWLREVPGYFFFFGGYEVSRSFFLQAGQSKEDLGALPVTVSGGIGGAAFWLAVYPIDSVKSRIQVLSMAGRQDGFLISFFNILRTEGFMPLYCGLMPTVIRALPSNGALFLAYEMTQRKLTGLAERAT; this is encoded by the exons ATGTTCATGCACAGAGCCCACCATCTTGCTTCTTTGGGGATCTGGTTGCGCCAGGCATTATTCCGATGTCAGCCAGTGATGCCTTGCGCCCTCCTTGCAGGCGGCGTGGCGTGTGTGGTGAGCGGCCAGCCCTTTGACACCATCAAGGTGAAGATGCAGACCTTCCCGGCCATGTACCGGGGCTTCTTCGACTGTTCGGTAAAGACCTACCGGCAGGAGGGCATGTATGGGCTCTACCAGGGCACCACCCCAGCTTTGCTGGCCAACGTGGCAGAGAACGCCGTCCTCTTTGCTTGCTACGGCTTCTGCCAGGAGGTGGTCAGGCAGCTCTTCGGACTGGGCAGCGTCCTGGAGCTCAG CGACCTGCACAGTGCCATTGCCGGCTCCTTCTCCTCGGTCTTCTCCTCCATGGTCCTCTGCCCCACGGAGCTGGTGAAATGCCGGATGCAAGCCCTCCACGAGATGAAGGTCACTGGACAGACAGCCCTCTCAAGCCGCAG CTCCACCTGGGCAGTAGTGAAGGCCATTTTGCACTCCGAGGGCCCCTTGGGCTTCTTCCAGGGGTTGACCAGTACCTGGCTGCGGGAGGTGCCCGgctatttcttcttttttgggggtTACGAAGTCAGCCGCAGCTTCTTCCTCCAGGCTGGACAGTCCAAGGAGGACCTGG GCGCGCTCCCTGTAACCGTGAGCGGAGGCATTGGCGGTGCAGCGTTCTGGCTGGCCGTCTATCCAATTGACTCAGTCAAGTCACGGATTCAAGTGTTGTCCATGGCCGGGCGGCAAGATGGCTTCCTGATCTCCTTCTTCAACATCCTGCGGACAGAAG GGTTCATGCCTCTTTACTGCGGACTGATGCCCACGGTGATCCGCGCATTACCCTCGAACGGTGCCCTCTTCCTCGCCTATGAAATGACGCAGAGAAAACTGACTGGCCTGGCAGAAAGAGCGACCTGA